AGGGCTCTGAGCCATGCGCTCTATGGTGGGAAACAGCATGACGGCCTTCAGGACCTGCAGGAGGAACAGCCAGGATGAAGTCCAGCCAGGATGAAGAGATGAAGAACGGGGACCCCGGGGTCTGGGAGGTTAACCTTCAgtccaggctccctcttcatcATCTCCAGGATCATGTAGCAGCCGATGGAGTGACCCACCAGAACCAAGCTGGTTCCTCGGGGAACGTGCTGCTGGAGGAAGATCAGCTTGTGTTGGATCTGTCCGTTCAGGCCGAAGGCGTCCCGCTTGGCTGCTGCCGAGGCGTCTGCACCAGAAGGAGAAACGGTCTGTGAGAGTTAGGCCAGAACATCTGGTCCTCAGGTGTCCTCACAGCAGGTCCCTACCTTCCACCATGTCCATGGAGCCGGGGGGGGCACAGTGGCCCGCGTGGCTCACAGCCCAGACGGGATGTCCCAGCATGCCGTGGAGCGTCTGCATGAAGGATCTGTAGAAGCCCACCACGCCGGGGTTACCTGAGAAGACAAATCACCTTGGTGTTTAAGGTTTGCCTTAATTAGTGAGACTCTAGCTGAGGCTGAGGAAaccacagcagctgctgccagGCGTGGTCAGCGGCGTTTAGGGTTAGAGGGACCGACTCTGAGAAGTTAGGTGTGAAGGGCGTGGCTGGAGAACAGGATGTACTAACAGGATGTGTTGTtagaacgtagcagaacgcagcagaacgtagcagaatacagcagaacgcagcagaacgcagcagaacgcagcagaacacagcagaacgcagcagaagacagcagaacgcagcagaacgcagcagaacgcagcagaacgcagcagaaggCAGCAGAACGCAGTAGAACGCTAGCAGAAgacagcagaacgcagcagaacgcagcagaacacagcagaacgcagcagaacgcagcagaacgcagcagaacgcagcagaacacagcagaacgcagcagaacgcagcagaacgcagcagaacgcagcagaacacagcagaacgcagcagaacgcagcagaacacagcagaacgcagcagaacgcagcagaacgcagcagaaggCAGCAGAACGCAGTAGAACGCTAGCAGAAgacagcagaacgcagcagaacgcagcagaacgcagcagaacacagcagaacgcagcagaacgcagcagaacgcagcagaaggcagcagaacgcagcagaacgcagcagaaggcagcagaacgcagcagaacgcagcagaacgcagcagaaggcagcagaacgcagcagaacacagcagaacgcagcagaacgcagcagaaggcagcagaacgcagcagaacacagcagaacgcagcagaacgcagcagaaggcagcagaacgcagcagaacgcagcagaaggCAGCAGAaggcagcagaacgcagcagaaggcagcagaacgcagcagaacgcagcagaacgcagcagaacacagcagaacgcagcagaacgcagcagaacgcagcagaaggcagcagaacgcagcagaacgcagcagaacgcagcagaacacagcagaacgcagcagaacacagcagaacgcagcagaacgcagcagaaggcagcagaacgcagcagaacgcagcagaacgcagcagaacacagcagaacgcagcagaacgcagcagaacacagcagaacgcagcagaacgcagcagaacgcagcagaaggcagcagaacgcagcagaacacagcagaacgcagcagaacacagcagaacgcagcagaaggcagcagaacgcagcagaacacagcagcagaacgcagcagaacgcagcagaaggcagcagaacgcagcagaacacagcagaacgcagcagaacgcagcagaaggCAGCAGaaacgcagcagaacgcagcagaaaaCGCAGCAGGAAACGCAAGCAGAAcacagcagaacgcagcagaaagcagcagaacacagcagaacgcagcagaacgcagcagaacgcagcagaaggcagcagaacgcagcagaacacagcagaagcaggcagaacgcagcagaagcagcagaacgcagcagaacgcagcagaaggCAGCAGAACGCAGTAGAACGCTAGCAGAAgacagcagaacgcagcagaacgcagcagagaCCAGCAGAAGCGTAGAacgcagcagaagcagcagaacGCAGTAGAACGCAGCAGAAGGCAGCAGAAAGCAGTAGAAACCGCTAGCAGAAgacagcagaacgcagcagaacgcagcagaacgcagcagaacgcagcagaacgcagtAGAACGCAGCAGAAGGCAGCAGAACGCAGTAGAACGCTAGCAGAAgacagcagaacgcagcagaacgcagcagaacgcagcagaacgcagcagaacacagcagaacgcagcagaacgcagcagaacgcagcagaacgcagcagaacacagcagaacgcagcagaacgcagcagaacacagcagaacgcagcagaacgcagcagaacgcagcagaaggCAGTAGAACGCTAGCAGAAgacagcagaacgcagcagaacgcagcagaacgcagcagaacgcagcagaacacagcagaacgcagcagaacgcagcagaacacagcagaacgcagcagaacgcagcagaacgcagcagaacacagcagaacgcagcagaacgcagcagaacacagcagaacacagcagaacgcagcagaacgcagcagaacgcagtAGAACGTCTGCCGTTCTGTAGCCGGGCCTCAATTCTTCCAGCACTTTATTAAATCCTGACGTTGATGAAAATCAAAGATGTCTTGCTGGATAATTAAGGAGAATTTTTCCTCCACGCCGTCTTTCTTCATCAGGGAAGCAGCAGGTTGGCAGAAAATGGAAGcatgaaaactgaaaatggtGCTTCTACTGGACAGCATgtggactttttaaaaatgtgattttttgaCGACATCTAAGATGAGatcatgtcatttaaatcaagATGGCCTGTTTTGGGTTAGATTTCTATAATTACGCCTTTATGTGCTCCAGAACAGCTACTAATGTTCTCCTGCAGGGTTCCACTCACCTGGGATGATGAGGAAGAGAACGTCTGTTCCCGACAGGTGACGGGCGGCGCCGACCTTCAGAACCTCGGTGGCGGCGCCGTTACAGTAGATAAACTGCGTCTGGCAGCCCTCCATGCTGCTCTCCATCGTGATGCTGCAGGAAATACAAGAACCTCCATCACCTGAACCCGGCCAGGCAACAGAACCATGAGAAGCAGGAGGCCACGCCCACATCTCTGGTTCTCCTGGTACCGGGCCCACAAGAACCTGCTGCCTGATCCACATGTTAGAACACAGGGAACTGGGCCAGAGAGACAGCGGGCAGGACAAGCAGGTTCTGTTAGGTACCAGTGAGCAGCACCAAGAGACCGAGCTGGGTTTACCAGAACCAGCTTAAGTTCTGTTTAGTTATACCGTCGTCTAAAACATGTAAAGCGCTGTAAATACAGTAAAGGAGACAGAACCTGTTCCTCATCAGAACTTCTCACCGTTTGGATCCCAGGAACCAATCACAGCTCCTCTGTCTGTGCACACCAGCAATAacgctggttctggttctggttctgaatgtgTCAAACTGAATTGCTAATTAGCACCAAGCCTGAGGTCACTGAGGGGGTGACCTCTGAGACAACCCAATCCTTCCCGGACCCAGAACCGCTTTGGCTCCTGGTTCTGTCAATAACAGAACCGGTTTGCTACTCAATAACGTTTTTGCCTCTGTGAAGTTTTAGTAACTCAGTTATCGTCTCAATAAAGCCATGAGATTATGGAGCAACACCAGCTTCCAGCCAGGATAACCAGAACCAACGTCGGTTCAGACTAACCTCTAACCTGCAGAGTGTTGGAGCAGAGAAGCATCTAAAAGAGCGgagagcgccccctgcaggttgagctttaaacacaaaaaccttttaatcaaAGACACTTTGAGGATGAATAATTGAAGATTATTCTGCTCCAGCAGCTTTCTTCTCTTTTAGGTCGACTTTCTAGACACGTTTGAACTCCCTGGATCAGGTTTGGACCAGAATTCAGTGCCAGTCAATGGACCCTTTCAGCTACTaatgaatcagaaccagaaccagatgtTAGACTGGATTAGAGTTCTCCCTGTATTAGTACCAGAAACAGTTAACCTGACCCAGAACCATTTACCTAGACTGGCCTCCTAATGGTCCAGATAATCGCTGCATCACTAATAAAAGACGTTTCTTTAAAAAGAGCCGATCCTGTAGAGAATATTCCTGAAATGTTTCCTCTGAGTTTTCCTGCTGTGATTTGAAATCATGCTTGTTCCTTTCCAGGACAACAGGTCACGCTGAATCATTCAGATCACGCCGGTGTTTTCCATCTCATGGAGCTCTTATCATCCTAGGCTACTTCTGTATTCACACAAAATGAAATGATCAAACAACAAATAACGATTTTAAATGGTTCTCAATTGATTTTCATTCAAGAAAATCAATTGAGAGATAGAAAGTTATAAAAGACAGACCTTTGCTTTGAGGTGTGCTGGTTAGCCTCTGGCCCAGCTGTGACTGGGGCAGAGGCTAATGTTTACCTGCTCTGCTCATCCTGGCTCGGTTAGTTATTCAGTAATATTTATTATTGCTGAATAACCAACCAGGAACAAGAACGAACTTAAAGGAATACCCGCAAACGCATCACAATTGTCCCTGAACGCATCACAATGTCCAGCAGCACAAAGTCGGAAGTTATCCGGATAAACAATGAAACGCAGCGCTGGGATTGGGTTACCTGGAGTCtcatcagccaatcacatgtcGCTTACCTGTAAAGGCTGAAAAAAGGTCTGATTATCACCCGAACATCGATCCGGATCGATCACGGCGCTGCTTCCGGACTGGTcatgctgctgctctctgattggctaccaGAGCGCCACGTAATGCTGCATTGGAGTCAAAGGAAAAAAACGGAATTTCTAtattcagaacaaaaacaaccgAACTTAAAAGAAAACCGAGGTTATTGGGTTATTAAACTATTTTATATAATCAGCACCAGGTCCCGTCTGTGGTAATGTGTTCTCTACGTTCCACACAGCTGATGTGCAATTTACGTAGAACATTGAAAGTAGCAGGAAGGCAACGTTTCTTCTGCAGTTGGAATGTGTGTGAGTGCCACAgcggcgccccctgctgttaCACAATGGAAACACTCCCTCCGTGCTTTGGATGCTGGTCTGCTACTCCTCCGGATGCTAGTTCCCCCACAAATACATTAAGAACACAGActgggtgtaaatacttttgtagGGAACGAGAAGATCCTCcccaagaatcaagaatcttttattgtctccatgttttactattttattttattttcctatctGCTAacagccttatcaacaaggccaagagccgcccgtgaaactggacactgcctctcccccgttcaggacttacaaacttctgcgttacattaacgtgtagtttactgagtgtatatagcttatatatgctggtgaagagtctcagtcatccaggtcatggtcattccaaaaaaaagtaaaatcaaagcaactggacttgttttccgtagttgaagacatttctcttcctctccaggaagctttctcaattcaaaaagtctggagtaatgatgagtaccaagctttatactgctgcctaATAAAGGCCTGTaaggcttagataacatgcagattcagcagaaacaggtccatctcttagtaatgggcggtcgttaaagccgttaagccagcagattgaacagaaactggtccactcctctgtaacgaggagtcgttagggtcgttattggcttggcttaaaggaacaatgtttgatcacctgaatgaggatgagagttaaggtgatgattggctggaattaatcctatagctgtgttgtatgtttttgagagttggaacctaaggcctcctcctctgtttaaggttggtctttctctcttaacgtagatggcttccttcatgcccctttcaaaccatctgtcttctttgtccaacaTGTGGACATTGTGGTCCTcacagagtgtcctttgtccttaaggtgtaggtggacagcagagtcttgtcctgaggaggtagctctcctgtgttgctCTAAAGACTCTGAAGATGTCCAGATGTCCTGTTAGCTGGTCAGAACACGATGTAAGTGTCCGGGCTGActccatgtctggacctgcagcctgacCTGAAGAAGGTCACCTTGGTGGTGACCTTCTTCAGGGAGGAGGTCAccaggtggagctgcaggaggagatgCTGATGGTTCTCCTCTGGCTGGGGGAgatgttcaggctccctgcAGCTTGGAGAGTCAAAGAAGCTGTTGAAGGTGTCAGGGAGAGTCTGTCATTATCAGCCGCTGGTCTCTGTGCTGGTTGCCcctgatggttctgatgtttcTCCACATGTTACCTGGATTGTTTCTGCTGAGGTGGTCCTCCATGCGCTGCTTGTACCTCTGCTTGGCCTTCTGGACCTTTAAGTTCGCCTCTAGCTCTGCTGTAGGCCACTCTGTCTCCAGACCTGAACGCTGCATCCTgggccttcagcagggaccgAGCTGTCCTCCCATGGTTCTGGTGAGGAGACACTGAGTGTCTCTGTGGGGAGGACAGATGTAGGACAGACGGTGTGCAGCTTCCTGAGTCAGCTTCCTCTTTAAATAAATCCCAGTCAGCGATTTAAAAACAGTCCTGTAGAGCTGAGCAGACCTCTTCTGTCCACACCTGAATGGTTTTTATGCGTTCATTATTTCAGAAAGATGCCATTTCTGTTCCATATTTTgtgtctgtaaaataataaagtaaaaaaagtatCCTTTAAATCACTTCAGAGTTTACCTGCCTAAAGTTTTTGTTACAGCGTTTTAAGAAAGACAGACTCAACCTCTTTCTGTGAAGGAAAACCCTGAAGatgtttatcatttattttggtcttGCCCTTTTTCCAACAACTTTTGGAAAGACATTTGCTCCTTAATTTCTTCTAATTTTGaaccacatttttatttttgttcattaatCTCATTATATATTTATCCAAGTGGCGTATCCACAAACGCAGGTACAATAAATTAAATCCTATCTTGTCTATTTTTGAAAATGAAGTCAAGCATTATATTAAAGGTTATTAAACCGTTAATATACGTCTCTGGGTTACCTGGTATTCTGAATATTGACGCCCCCTGGTGGTGATTGTTCTGTATTGCTTTGTACTGCTTTATGtttctaaataaagtttgatttaaaaaataatataaatattgcTCTGAGTGGAGATGTTAACAGTTTAGGTCAGCAGTTTCATTCCTGATCTACGAATATCTGCTTTATGGGATGTTCTGCTGTGACTTCTGTGTTGCATCCTATTGATTCCCCAGAGAAACAGCAGGACGAGTTCATGAAGGTTCCTAACCGTTcagtttaaaggcatactatgcaacatttttcagttaattaatgtgttccataccgttttggatgattaaatgagtcatttcaggtccaacaaaggttttctcggccgccctgggggtctgtgggggaaataccgcacttgtaattgcaagagctctcggcccgcacacacagaagtctcgctttacggcgagaactccatgtgtttctgccctgccattcactatatgcacgcgtgaaagcaacaacaaagaaccgcgtgttaacgtcaaataaacatgcaagaatatcgaggtttttttttattaatattattattattatttagttgtttttttttgaatgttggcgagacgctaccgcctcgccaagatagcgctgcgggaagcttgatattcatactttcactgtgttagtcattgtttgtactgccgttttttccacttttcgttgcgttcgtctgtctgctaagctcaaaacaaccgcgcctggctggAAAATCAACCTTCACCGGTAGAACCTTCATCAGTGGAACCCTCACCAGTAGAACCTTCACCAGCAGAACCTTCACCAGTGGAACCTTCATCAGTGGAACCTTCATCAGTGGAACCTTCACCGGTAGAACCTTCACCAGGCTCTGTCAGCAGGGTTATGAAATGAGGAACTGCAGAGACGACACACGTTCTCACCGatctctttatttattgttccaGAGATAAAAACACGGAACCATGGCGGATGTTTTTACTTCAGCGTCTGAGCAGAGTCGGCCACTCGCTGAAGGACTTCCAGAGGAACGGCAGAGGAACCTCCACGTCCAGCTTGTCTTTTCCCACCCGGATGTACGGTGCCTCCTTCAGCAGGTCAGCGCTGCCGTGCAGCGCCTCAGACAGGTTAGACTGCAATACTCCCAGCAGCGCCTTGGTGGCGCTGTTCAGCCGCTCCACGCTGGAGGCTCTGTGAAGCTCATGGACCTTCTGCTGGAGCAGGTCTTTACCCTCGGAGGCGAGCCTGGTCGCTCCGTCCGTGTGCTGCCGGGAACCTTTGATGATGCTGCTGTGAGCTGCTCGGACCTGAGAGGAGAGCAGGCGGTGCTGCTGCCTGAGGCGCACACGCAGCCGCTGCGCCTCCTCAGCCAGGAGCAGCCGCTGCGCCTCCTCAgccaggagctgctgcagccgcTGCGCCTCCTCAGCCAGGAGCAGCCGCTGCGCCTCCTCAgccaggagctgctgcagcgcTTTGAAGGTGCGCTGGAGGCGCTGCGTGACGTGATGCCGCGCCGCTGCAGCTTCCCTCCTCAGGCTCCCCATGAGCTGGCTTCCGTTGACGACGACGTTGGTGCCAGGCAGGGTGAAGGCCGTCCTGCTGATGTCCTCAGAGATCTTCAGTGTCAggctggaaaggctctgctggAACGTCTCCATGATGGGGGGCTTCCTAGCATAGCCAGGAATGGAGAAGTTTCTGCTGCGCAGGAAGTCTGTGGtggcctccagcagaacctcagtgTGGTTCCAGGCGTGTCTGAGGCTACCGCTAACATCCTGGGTCAGCAGGTCTGTGAGAGTCATGGGAGCTGTGAGCAGCAGGGAGTCAGAAAGCGCCGTGAACGAGTCCTTCGCCCGATCTGCGAGGGTTTGGACCGCCTGCTGCAGCCGTCTGAGGGAGAGGAGAACCTCCTGGTAGACCCTGTCTATCAGATTCAGCAGAGAGTTCCTGAGCTTCACGCCGCCTCGGCTCAGATCGAAGCCAAAGGCTGACGTGTGGTGCTTGTTGATGAACCTGACCACAGCGCTGGTCATGAGAGGGATCCGGTCCCTAAAGCCTGTGATGAAATCATTCACAGAGTCCCAGTTCCACGACGTCTGCAGAACCAGCTTCTCCGAGTTCTTCAGCGAGGCTTTGGCCGTGAGAACGTTGGTGTCCTTCCCAGGAGTGGACTGCAGATGAGAGCAAAAGCAATTTAAGCATCGTGTGGTTAGAATGGGAGCAGGATCATTAAGACCCTTTTCCACGGCCCAGTTTGGCCCGGCCCGGCCCAGCCCGGCCTggccccgccccgccccgccccgccccgccccgcccGGCCCCGCCCGGCTCCGCTCGGGGCTTTGAAGAGCCTCACCAGGTATCGGCTGAAGAGTTTCCCTTGCAGCTGCGATGAAGACCTTCTCTGAAGCTGCAGTCCCAGGAAGCCGGCGGATGGAGCTGACACGGATGCGGTGACGCTGTCCCTGCGGGCAGCAAAGCGGACGCTGGCGTCTGTGAACGTACGGCTGGTGATGTCGATATCGAGGGTGTGACGACACTCCCTAGCAAACAAATCGCTGTTAGAACAGGTCAACAAGCAGAATAACCAGACATTTTCTCAGAGAAGTCATTTCTACTGATGCTGATGACACGCCGCTTCCACCTGGCGTCAGAACCGAGCCAAGAAGTGCTGAACATGCAGGACCTTCAGTGCTCTGTCGCATCTCCACAATGCTCCCTGTAAATTATGCGTTTCTCACCAATAACAAGGCTTTAATAGGCCACATGACCTTCCAGGAAGTCACATTTAAACCCCCTTTAGAAAAGGTTTTTTAGGGAacacttttgctgtttttccttaACAATAGActgaaaacataatttcatAAACATATATTCACACCAACATGGCAGTGAAGCTGAGGTTTTGGTCCATTTGCTAAATACATAATAGAAACATGCTGAAATGCAACTGGTGCCCTGAGGACAGCTGGAAGCCCTGTGAGTGTTCAGGGGTCCAGTGGCCCTTTATCCCAGAGTACAGCAGCTAAAGGTCCCATGGTGAACAGACAGACTCATGGCGTAGAGAGAAGAGAGTCAGGAGAGGAACGGAGGGAGCGAGACCGTGTGGAAACAGGAAGGAGATGGGTAAGTTATGGGGGGCTCAGGTTACGGGGGGCTCAGGTTACGGGGGGGCTCAGGTTACAGGGGCTCAGGTTACGGGGGACTCAGGTTACAGGGGCTCAGGTTACAGGGGCTCAGGTTACGTGGGGCTCAGGTTACGGGGGACTCAGGTTCGGGGGGCTCAGGTTCGGGGGGCTCAGGTTACGGGGGCTCAGGTTATGGGGGGCTCAGGTTCGGGGGGGCTCAGGTTCGGGGGGCTCAGGTTACGGGGGCTCAGGTTCGGGGGGCTCAGGTTACGGGGGGCTCAGGTTACGGGGGACTCAGGTTACGGGGGCTCAGGTTCGGGGGGCTCAGGTTACGGGGGACTCAGGTTATGGGGGCTCAGGTTCGGGGGGCTCAGGTTACGGGGGACTCAGGTTACGGGGGGCTCAGGTTACGGGGGCTCAGGTTCGGGGGGCTCAGGTTCGGGGGGCTCAGGTTCGGGGGGCTCAGGTTACGGGGGCTCAGGTTATGGGGGCTCAGGTTATGGGGGGCTCAGGTTACGGGGGCTCAGGTTACGGGGGCTCAGGTTACGGGGGGCTCAGGTTACGGGGGCTCAGGTTACGGGGGCTCAGGTTACGGGGGGCTCAGGTTCGGGGGGCTCAGGTTACGGGGGACTCAGGTTATGGGGGCTCAGGTTCGGGGGGCTCAGGTTACGGGGGACTCAGGTTACGGGGGGCTCAGGTTACGGGGGCTCAGGTTCGGGGGGCTCAGGTTCGGGGGGCTCAGGTTACGGGGGCTCAGGTTATGGGGGCTCAGGTTATGGGGGGCTCAGGTTACGGGGGCTCAGGTTACGGGGGCTCAGGTTCGGGGGGCTCAGGTTACGGGGGATCAGGTTACGGGGGATCAGGTTACGGGGGCTCAGGTTATGGGGGCTCAGGTTACGGGGGGCTCAGGTTACGGGGGGCTCAGGTTATGGGGGGCTCAGTGTTAACAGAAGGATTTCTAACTTGACGTGGAAATGGATGGGGAGTCAGTGGAGATGCTGGAAGACAGGTGATGTGTAGATGGGGTCATGATTTGGAGATGTCTGGTtatggttttgatttagatttgtgtttttttgtcacttATGTTCTATAGTCTTGCCATAGAGTTATTAGTTTTGCCGTTTGGGGTTTTCCATACAGTTAACTTCTTCATGTTTTGGATGTTTTTCCGACTGCATTGTCTTACTTTTTGCCTCAGCTCTAttcatgtttgtttctgtttgtcacCTTCTGCCATACCACCAACATAATTAAAGGGATAGAGTGTAattaatttttgcttttaataagcaaaaatcaagtatttctttcataaaaacatatTCTGCCAAAGCCTAATAACAATCACATAAAAAGTGAAAGCGTTCTTGGGCgcgctggtggcgcagcgggtagcgcgccCCCCGTATGGAgaccttagtcctcgacgcggtcgacccgcggtcctttgccgcatgtctttcCCTCTCTTCCACctcccttcctgtcagcctactgtgttaagaAAAGCTAGCCACTAGAGCCGTGAAAaatcccccccacacacacacaaaaaaatggaaGCGCTCTCAAAAcatagaattagtagtttataaatacataggtggcgGTCCGCCCACTGGGAGGGAAGGGGCAGAAAGGGACgaaacttgtcagccatacgTGTTTTCCCCAAGATGACTGTAGATCATTCTAGTTACCATTTTATGCtcaaatggaggaccatccatgcTCTCTGCCCACcgagaaggaagagaaaaaaaccaagaaaagaaaaagaagtaataactgGGATAAAGCTAGAGTCTATATCtgcgcagctattattaccaggaggagataattcatgagggagtgGAGATTTAAGATGAATGTTGAGGTagcagctttctgctggacagctaaGTTAACTCAATATAACGttattaaaagtttattttagcgttagaaacagggcagtgtggtcCAGCAGCTACTCTGTGCTCTGTGTGGCGGTTTCCTGTGTGGCAACAAGGCAGCTGTTATGGGCCAACAgttggaccagaaccagctcaTTCCCACTAGGTGTCCAGGTTGGTTTCTAACTACTGACTCACTTCAGTTGATGTCAGGACTCGCCATTAATGTTTACCTCCTTCTTTTATGTGTTCAGTGTATTTCTCTCCATTTAACTTCATCTATGGACATCTTTGGTAGGACGTCTCTGCATGGTGGTCTGGATGAACGGTACTAACATCGTTTCAATTTCTCCTTTGGAAATATATTCACTTATAAAATGTGCGGTGCATTAACAAGTGATTTTACCAGCTCTATCTCATTTATGAAAGAATTAGGAAATAAGGATTGAAGTGATGTTTCTAGTGAAACAGGAGACTCACCGGCTCACAGAATCACCTCTGGAAATTTGACGTTTTGtcctgaaagtaaaaaaaaaaaacaagaaagttcAGAATTTTA
The sequence above is drawn from the Fundulus heteroclitus isolate FHET01 unplaced genomic scaffold, MU-UCD_Fhet_4.1 scaffold_99, whole genome shotgun sequence genome and encodes:
- the ldah gene encoding lipid droplet-associated hydrolase, whose protein sequence is MESSMEGCQTQFIYCNGAATEVLKVGAARHLSGTDVLFLIIPGNPGVVGFYRSFMQTLHGMLGHPVWAVSHAGHCAPPGSMDMVEDASAAAKRDAFGLNGQIQHKLIFLQQHVPRGTSLVLVGHSIGCYMILEMMKREPGLKVLKAVMLFPTIERMAQSPQGKLMTPLLCQLRYLAYLPVFLLSLLPHSLAALLIRLLFSSIPALDPSVVPPSVQLLSGDCAVNSMYLGGQEMRMVLERDDVTIRRNLDRLIFYYGATDHWCPVSYFQDMRRDFPHGDIRLCDRGLRHAFVLDAGREVAQMVAEWIRSSMRT